One genomic region from Sulfurimonas sp. hsl 1-7 encodes:
- the gltX gene encoding glutamate--tRNA ligase: MVVTRFAPSPTGYLHIGGLRTALFSYLWARKNGGKFVLRIEDTDKARNSEEATEAILKAFNWLGLVADGEVTYQSKRDDIYAKYIEQLLEEGKAYKCYMTKEELEELRETQMANKERAKYDGRYRDFEGTPPEGIEPVIRIKAPITGEIIVRDGVKGDITFKAEDILDDFIIARSDGSPTYNFVVAVDDALMGINEVIRGDDHLSNTPKQIVVYEALGFDIPKFYHVPMIHNSEGKKLSKRDGATDVMAYKEMGYTPQALLNFLVRLGWSHGDQEIFSMEEMMELFDPKDINKSASIYNTEKLDWLNSHYIKNTPNDTLVELLHDYELVLTSHDKKEILLDALKERAKTIKELSDLCKEIITTPTSYDEKAMKKAVKADTADIVANFKAKLEAAEGIHMPTEYHHLIEAIVNEMEIGFGKIGQPLRIAMLGKMGGPGLDVIMSVIGKEESLKRIESFLGSL; encoded by the coding sequence ATGGTTGTTACTCGTTTTGCTCCAAGTCCTACTGGATACCTGCACATTGGCGGTCTGAGAACTGCACTATTTTCTTACTTATGGGCAAGAAAAAACGGTGGAAAATTCGTTTTACGTATAGAAGATACAGATAAAGCTAGAAACTCTGAAGAGGCAACAGAAGCTATACTTAAAGCATTTAACTGGTTAGGGCTTGTTGCTGACGGAGAAGTAACATACCAAAGTAAACGTGATGATATCTATGCAAAATATATCGAGCAGTTACTTGAAGAGGGAAAAGCCTACAAGTGTTATATGACAAAAGAGGAGCTTGAAGAGCTTCGTGAAACACAAATGGCAAACAAAGAGCGTGCGAAGTATGACGGTAGATATCGTGACTTTGAGGGGACTCCTCCAGAGGGTATTGAACCTGTTATCCGTATTAAAGCACCTATAACTGGTGAGATCATAGTACGTGACGGTGTAAAAGGGGATATTACTTTTAAAGCGGAAGATATCTTAGATGACTTTATTATCGCTAGATCTGATGGAAGCCCTACATATAACTTTGTTGTGGCTGTTGATGATGCTTTAATGGGGATCAATGAAGTTATCCGCGGAGATGATCACCTCTCAAATACACCAAAGCAGATCGTAGTGTATGAAGCACTTGGATTTGATATTCCTAAGTTTTATCATGTACCTATGATCCACAATTCAGAGGGGAAAAAACTCTCTAAACGTGACGGTGCGACTGACGTTATGGCTTATAAAGAGATGGGATACACTCCCCAAGCACTGCTAAACTTTTTAGTACGTCTTGGATGGAGTCACGGTGATCAGGAGATCTTCTCAATGGAAGAGATGATGGAGCTTTTTGATCCAAAAGATATCAATAAATCAGCTTCTATTTACAATACTGAAAAACTTGACTGGCTAAACTCACACTACATTAAAAATACACCAAATGACACTCTTGTAGAGCTGTTACACGACTATGAGCTTGTACTTACATCTCACGATAAAAAAGAGATCTTACTCGATGCACTTAAAGAGCGTGCAAAAACGATTAAAGAACTAAGTGATCTGTGTAAAGAGATTATTACAACTCCTACAAGCTATGATGAAAAAGCGATGAAAAAAGCGGTAAAAGCAGATACGGCTGATATTGTTGCAAACTTCAAAGCTAAACTTGAAGCAGCTGAGGGGATCCACATGCCGACAGAGTATCATCACCTCATCGAAGCGATAGTAAATGAGATGGAGATCGGTTTTGGTAAAATCGGACAACCGTTACGTATAGCTATGCTTGGTAAAATGGGCGGACCAGGTCTTGATGTGATTATGTCAGTGATTGGGAAAGAGGAAAGTTTAAAAAGAATCGAGAGCTTTTTAGGCTCTCTTTAA
- a CDS encoding type II and III secretion system protein, translated as MTKIITLLFFLLTVHLSGDDLVVFDNEYNIVPLQKSIKKVVVGNRDMINVSLLKGTGDTNKYLKIFGKKTGTTSILLVYRDGSMQNYHVYVNKNLGYIQKMINFVEPSLQLNKVGDGSTVITGTFSDPHNKNRVYKLLENAGVDLNTTMDLTQTQKVNKMIRTKLYLVEINNQKALDLGGVTGLGFASGHTNVAVNPLAANGATFSGWLLDEVGGPLLSTGKSVTGTLNFLEKKGVGKILDDTVLITTEEQNASFRVGGEVYIPTGMTQNAGNAPTIQVSEKEYGLTLTLTTKFMEKENFMYIDVNIEDSAFDTNSDHNVQLGAGISVPSFVSKTIKTNVVVRSGQVIALGGRLHSEDTDQEEKIPLLGDIPLIGDFFTHTVKGTKGNDLLFFLVPEIVDANEEIDDRRYYRDFTNDGLKLHDTLLDMNATPVKKKEPLVIIENHEPEIIATVQTQQEPIEEEPVIVEDEPMQEDIIEVVEPKESSQENLSLYEVNIESIYVRGEPSLEASKMVTVWKSGHKFQSSEVKTVDEVEWLKIDNDCFNECQKLEQPLWISKKYTNKL; from the coding sequence ATGACAAAAATAATTACGCTACTATTTTTCTTACTAACAGTACATTTAAGTGGAGATGACCTTGTAGTATTTGATAACGAGTACAATATTGTCCCACTTCAAAAGAGTATTAAAAAAGTTGTTGTGGGCAATAGAGATATGATCAACGTATCATTACTTAAAGGAACAGGTGATACAAATAAATATTTAAAAATATTCGGTAAAAAAACTGGAACAACATCTATATTGTTAGTTTACAGAGACGGCAGTATGCAAAATTATCACGTATATGTGAATAAAAATTTAGGTTATATTCAAAAGATGATCAATTTTGTAGAGCCGAGTTTACAGTTAAATAAAGTAGGTGACGGCTCTACTGTTATTACAGGAACATTTAGCGATCCCCATAATAAGAATAGAGTATATAAACTTCTTGAAAATGCAGGTGTGGATCTCAATACAACAATGGACCTGACACAAACACAAAAAGTAAATAAAATGATCAGAACAAAGCTATATCTTGTGGAGATCAATAATCAAAAGGCACTAGACCTCGGCGGAGTAACTGGACTTGGATTTGCAAGTGGGCATACGAATGTTGCTGTAAATCCACTAGCTGCTAACGGTGCGACATTTAGCGGTTGGCTTTTAGATGAAGTAGGAGGCCCTCTTTTATCTACAGGAAAGTCGGTAACAGGGACTCTTAATTTCTTGGAAAAAAAAGGTGTAGGAAAAATCTTAGATGATACGGTTCTTATCACTACAGAGGAACAAAATGCTTCATTTCGTGTAGGTGGAGAGGTATATATTCCAACGGGTATGACACAAAATGCAGGAAATGCTCCAACTATTCAAGTTTCAGAAAAAGAGTATGGTTTAACATTGACACTGACAACAAAGTTTATGGAAAAAGAGAACTTCATGTATATAGATGTTAATATTGAAGACAGTGCCTTTGATACAAATAGTGACCATAATGTTCAGCTTGGAGCAGGCATATCTGTCCCCTCTTTTGTCAGTAAAACCATCAAAACAAATGTAGTAGTTAGATCGGGTCAGGTTATCGCCCTCGGTGGACGTTTACATAGTGAAGATACTGATCAAGAGGAGAAGATACCATTACTCGGTGATATCCCTTTAATCGGAGACTTTTTTACACATACGGTTAAAGGTACAAAAGGGAATGATTTGCTTTTCTTTTTAGTTCCGGAGATAGTTGATGCAAATGAAGAGATAGATGACAGACGATATTACAGAGACTTTACAAATGATGGGTTGAAACTTCACGATACACTTTTAGATATGAATGCCACTCCTGTCAAGAAAAAAGAACCGTTAGTGATTATAGAAAATCATGAACCTGAGATAATAGCTACAGTTCAAACGCAGCAAGAGCCGATAGAAGAGGAACCTGTTATTGTAGAAGATGAGCCAATGCAAGAGGATATTATTGAGGTTGTTGAGCCAAAAGAAAGCTCACAAGAGAATCTATCTTTGTATGAAGTAAATATTGAAAGTATCTATGTGAGAGGTGAACCCTCTTTAGAGGCATCAAAGATGGTAACGGTATGGAAATCAGGGCATAAGTTTCAAAGTAGTGAAGTTAAAACGGTTGATGAAGTAGAGTGGCTTAAAATTGACAATGACTGTTTTAATGAGTGCCAAAAACTTGAACAACCTTTATGGATTTCAAAAAAATATACGAATAAATTATAA
- a CDS encoding flagella basal body P-ring formation protein FlgA has product MKNKQMRMVVLILIGLVLFTTSLALLLYSKQGDLEKQANRVQMVEVFLSAKDIKRGELIDAHSIKKGTLPKEYLGATPLTASEIIGRYARVDIFANEPLRKEKISLAQPKEEQKVVKVVENNTFKAAEITPELKDADTIVLPLSVFHNIDTSLLAGDTIDIVSVKSNKSGREVGFSANYIALGVKIKSFANNMQRAKGYIISSIEGKAVVANGIVLEVDPKKIKNFLNLYYETLALNQNRVYNKNNSGHLWMVKCAKEQTAETLKQKEKMLADYVAKVQYKAHKAVKRTQEVSISYEQ; this is encoded by the coding sequence ATGAAAAATAAACAGATGAGAATGGTAGTGCTGATCTTAATTGGTTTAGTACTTTTTACGACATCACTTGCTTTGTTGCTGTACTCAAAGCAGGGTGACTTGGAAAAACAAGCAAATAGGGTACAGATGGTTGAGGTGTTTCTAAGTGCAAAAGATATTAAAAGAGGGGAACTCATAGATGCACATTCGATCAAAAAAGGAACGCTTCCAAAAGAGTACCTTGGAGCAACGCCACTCACTGCAAGTGAGATAATCGGCAGATATGCACGTGTAGATATTTTCGCAAATGAGCCTTTAAGAAAAGAAAAAATCTCTTTGGCACAACCAAAAGAGGAACAAAAAGTTGTAAAAGTTGTAGAGAATAACACTTTTAAAGCAGCAGAAATTACACCGGAGCTAAAAGATGCAGATACGATCGTTTTACCTTTATCTGTATTTCATAACATCGATACATCGCTTCTAGCAGGAGATACTATAGACATCGTATCGGTAAAAAGTAATAAAAGTGGAAGAGAGGTTGGTTTTAGTGCAAACTATATCGCTTTAGGCGTAAAAATCAAATCTTTTGCAAATAATATGCAGCGTGCTAAAGGATATATCATCTCTTCTATTGAAGGAAAAGCTGTTGTTGCAAACGGTATTGTTTTAGAAGTAGATCCAAAGAAGATTAAAAACTTTTTAAATCTCTATTATGAAACGCTTGCACTTAATCAAAATAGAGTATATAACAAAAATAATAGCGGGCATCTCTGGATGGTTAAATGCGCAAAAGAGCAAACAGCAGAGACTTTAAAACAAAAAGAGAAGATGTTGGCAGATTATGTTGCAAAAGTACAGTATAAAGCACATAAAGCTGTAAAGCGTACACAAGAGGTAAGTATCTCCTATGAGCAATAG
- a CDS encoding type II secretion system F family protein, which yields MIATFGWVLLFLSFVTISFGIFWLLFIKYKHHKLIHYIFNFDDGISLIQKSEHKKIEEFKLKLKRAGLTQKQFNEIILASLLAGASIISLVFILHLSQIFNILFVIIGIGIMTVAPFLYLDEQSKARIKRIEKDLAVFIDLLIIILEGGGGLNNAIDKVTNDAKDVLGKDLIEESKIFKYEFITYGNEVACNNLATRTGSEAIAAIAGFMRLSEETGIGVKTIFENQAIEIKQEEMLGIEKKAATMNINITFVMFIFILPAVIAMVAFPMAAKALMPGF from the coding sequence ATGATAGCGACATTTGGCTGGGTATTACTTTTTTTATCTTTTGTGACAATAAGTTTCGGAATTTTTTGGCTGCTATTTATAAAATATAAACATCATAAACTGATTCATTATATTTTTAATTTTGATGACGGTATTTCCCTTATACAAAAATCTGAACATAAAAAGATAGAGGAGTTTAAACTCAAACTCAAGCGTGCAGGTTTAACACAAAAACAATTTAATGAGATCATCCTTGCATCATTATTGGCAGGTGCTTCGATCATCTCTTTGGTTTTTATACTTCATCTGAGTCAAATATTTAATATTTTATTTGTAATTATCGGTATAGGGATCATGACCGTTGCTCCGTTTTTATATCTTGACGAGCAGAGTAAGGCGAGAATAAAAAGAATAGAAAAAGATTTGGCGGTGTTTATTGACCTTCTGATTATTATTTTAGAGGGCGGCGGCGGACTTAACAATGCCATAGACAAGGTGACAAATGACGCAAAAGATGTATTGGGAAAAGATCTTATAGAAGAGTCGAAGATCTTTAAGTATGAGTTTATCACTTACGGCAATGAAGTTGCCTGTAACAATCTTGCTACAAGAACAGGTTCTGAAGCAATTGCAGCAATAGCAGGTTTTATGAGGCTTTCGGAAGAGACGGGGATAGGTGTAAAAACTATTTTTGAAAATCAGGCTATTGAGATTAAACAAGAAGAGATGTTAGGTATTGAGAAAAAGGCAGCTACGATGAATATAAATATAACTTTTGTAATGTTTATATTTATCCTACCTGCGGTGATTGCCATGGTTGCTTTTCCGATGGCAGCCAAAGCTTTAATGCCGGGATTTTAA
- a CDS encoding type II secretion system F family protein translates to MSSLEIVYLLIMSVSATMVLYIVYSQYERAIHLKHVKNIVFAKESEIENLLQKIQEKADKQSFIARTQAVLLHAGIKIHIFLFFALIVMFVFLIGLGFSLFLKHWSGFIIGTPFGLLLAYMFIKMLITLRRKEFNRSLAIAISVLVKMMKNGIGFEQALSKSITVSSSKLLKEVFRDFFKEKNTVGEMQAFENMYKYIDSKELRIFALAIKIGRESGGQFSNTLAKVEQTISYRKKMQDKVDVLTREGSFGSYVVVGIAILLYFMLNGNFDGKIHKYFMESEYGRFELLGIMLWIFLGMLVNKLITKVDK, encoded by the coding sequence ATGAGTAGTTTAGAAATAGTATATCTTCTTATCATGAGTGTCAGTGCTACGATGGTACTGTATATTGTTTATTCACAATATGAAAGAGCAATCCATCTTAAACATGTAAAAAACATAGTTTTTGCAAAAGAGAGTGAGATTGAAAACTTATTGCAAAAAATACAGGAAAAGGCTGATAAGCAGTCTTTTATAGCCAGAACACAAGCTGTTTTACTCCATGCTGGGATTAAAATTCACATATTTTTGTTTTTTGCATTGATTGTTATGTTCGTTTTTTTGATCGGCCTTGGATTTTCACTTTTTTTAAAACATTGGTCAGGATTTATAATCGGTACACCGTTTGGTTTATTGTTGGCATATATGTTTATAAAGATGTTAATTACATTAAGACGTAAAGAGTTTAACCGCTCACTTGCAATTGCTATATCCGTTCTTGTAAAGATGATGAAAAACGGGATAGGGTTTGAACAAGCACTATCAAAATCTATAACAGTCTCTAGTTCAAAACTTTTAAAAGAGGTATTTAGAGATTTTTTCAAAGAAAAAAACACGGTAGGGGAGATGCAGGCATTTGAAAATATGTATAAGTATATTGATTCAAAAGAGCTGCGTATCTTTGCACTTGCCATTAAAATCGGTCGCGAAAGCGGCGGGCAGTTTTCAAACACTTTGGCAAAAGTTGAACAAACGATAAGTTATAGAAAAAAGATGCAGGATAAAGTAGATGTTTTAACAAGGGAAGGGAGTTTCGGATCGTATGTAGTTGTCGGTATCGCGATCCTTTTATACTTTATGTTAAACGGAAACTTTGATGGAAAAATTCACAAATATTTCATGGAATCGGAGTATGGAAGATTTGAGCTTTTAGGGATTATGTTGTGGATCTTTTTAGGAATGCTTGTAAATAAACTCATTACAAAGGTAGATAAATGA
- a CDS encoding CpaF family protein, which yields MALKEKIKGFANTLESEVESTKNSVETVASDDVNCTTFCFPLLYRDENYYELACQIYDKFIDKLNIQAELTEKMVREVVLKHISDFNIPKTALKSEIADFLIDNLLYYGPLTTIIRLAGSGLNDIIVNTKDYIDVIYEGQTLTTPFRFRSEEDLRKIISRMLNESNRKVDESSPIASAKLNDGSRIEIQIPPIAANLDKDGKPGSYVTVRKFREIPLLFESLIDTNMIDLKMAYFLIKAIKGKLNIVVSGGTSSGKTTFLNAITRFIDEKDQLLTIEDTKEMKPQMPCHAIRSFEARPENEEGAGAVTIETLLRTALRSSPRRIVVGECRGPEIVTMLNAMNTGHPGSMTTIHADDTKEAIVRIENMFLEARPTANMNFVRSQIISAVDLIVQIVRFPDGRRRIVKISEPEKRVEDNGVVSMLDVFEFSRVLNNDNPMDSSGNFKVVSASTRAVNKMLQHGVVLENRIFDNDFVVTKEMIIKELKDFHPSRMCGWKSNYMSEILQASLGSGKNILERWPNLQ from the coding sequence GTGGCTTTAAAGGAGAAAATTAAAGGGTTTGCCAATACTTTAGAGAGTGAAGTGGAATCAACAAAAAACAGTGTTGAAACAGTTGCAAGTGATGATGTGAATTGTACAACTTTTTGTTTCCCCCTTTTATATAGAGATGAAAACTATTATGAACTGGCATGTCAAATATATGACAAGTTTATAGATAAGTTAAATATTCAGGCTGAATTGACTGAAAAGATGGTGCGCGAGGTGGTTCTCAAGCATATTAGTGATTTTAATATTCCAAAAACAGCGCTTAAAAGTGAGATTGCCGACTTTTTGATCGATAATCTTTTATATTACGGACCGCTAACAACAATTATACGTCTTGCAGGAAGCGGCTTAAATGATATCATCGTAAATACAAAAGATTATATCGATGTGATCTATGAAGGACAAACGCTTACAACACCGTTTCGTTTTAGAAGTGAAGAGGATTTGAGAAAAATTATCTCAAGAATGTTGAATGAATCAAACAGAAAAGTTGATGAATCTTCTCCAATTGCTTCGGCAAAACTCAATGACGGTTCACGTATAGAGATTCAGATCCCTCCAATTGCCGCAAACCTTGATAAAGACGGTAAACCAGGTTCATATGTGACGGTAAGAAAGTTCCGTGAGATACCTCTTTTATTTGAAAGTCTAATCGATACGAATATGATTGATCTTAAAATGGCATATTTTTTGATCAAAGCGATCAAGGGGAAACTAAATATTGTCGTTTCCGGAGGTACATCGAGCGGAAAGACTACTTTTTTAAATGCGATTACCCGTTTTATTGATGAGAAAGATCAGCTTTTAACTATTGAAGATACGAAAGAGATGAAACCGCAGATGCCTTGTCATGCGATTAGATCATTTGAAGCGCGTCCTGAAAATGAAGAGGGTGCCGGTGCTGTTACAATAGAGACACTTTTACGTACAGCACTTCGTTCAAGTCCAAGAAGGATAGTTGTTGGGGAGTGTCGCGGTCCGGAGATTGTGACCATGCTTAATGCAATGAATACGGGACATCCGGGTTCAATGACTACGATCCATGCAGATGATACGAAAGAAGCAATTGTAAGAATAGAAAATATGTTTCTTGAAGCACGCCCTACGGCAAACATGAACTTTGTGCGCTCACAAATCATCTCAGCAGTTGATCTGATTGTACAGATTGTTCGTTTTCCCGACGGAAGAAGACGAATAGTAAAAATTTCTGAACCTGAAAAAAGGGTTGAAGATAACGGTGTTGTGTCAATGCTTGATGTATTTGAATTTTCACGCGTGCTTAATAACGACAATCCGATGGATTCTTCGGGAAATTTTAAAGTCGTTTCTGCTTCAACAAGAGCTGTAAACAAGATGCTGCAACATGGAGTAGTACTTGAAAACCGTATCTTTGACAATGATTTTGTTGTAACAAAAGAGATGATCATTAAAGAGCTGAAAGATTTTCATCCAAGCAGAATGTGCGGATGGAAAAGTAACTATATGTCTGAAATTCTACAAGCATCACTCGGTAGCGGTAAAAATATTTTAGAAAGATGGCCAAACTTACAGTGA
- a CDS encoding AAA family ATPase: MVIAYVSQNYEENRFDLYDEFTDIENFLNIKEFISYYAANKNRDLVLLYKVDTLEEIEALEQISFSNNIYIILMGKDDVAFSLLAGKLGVDVYLNYEKIDTDELISYITNSQNIIKQRKGNSNVSVFTGINGGVGTTTITMNLAKTIADEYPQKNVLFLDFTDTKAVSNLFFDVIQPTKTIVDIAGVQSLELDELFHNGLIKLSNNLFFVPGIQKHTDKEEFSRAENIQVFLNFIMKIKERFDFILIDIGTFKDKDLEVDIQEMADDIFVVTEFNIPSMSILKTYIDIIDKSGWYNKTHIIANRADAYGSVTHEEAKKILSKGLKHNFEIDHSLPNDALHLRECWNEAKLVCELYPDAPFMDGLREMIKKFFIVDENAITREQLCNTSFFAKVKKWL; this comes from the coding sequence ATGGTTATAGCATATGTTTCACAAAATTATGAAGAGAATAGATTTGACCTTTATGACGAGTTTACGGATATAGAAAACTTTTTAAACATCAAAGAGTTTATCAGCTACTATGCTGCAAATAAAAACCGTGATCTTGTGCTTTTATATAAAGTAGATACTTTAGAAGAGATAGAAGCACTTGAGCAGATCAGCTTTTCAAACAACATTTATATTATTCTTATGGGAAAAGATGATGTTGCTTTTTCACTTTTAGCCGGGAAATTGGGTGTTGATGTTTATTTGAACTATGAAAAAATAGATACGGATGAACTCATTAGTTATATTACGAACTCTCAAAACATTATAAAGCAGAGAAAAGGGAACAGTAATGTTTCAGTATTTACGGGGATTAACGGTGGTGTAGGGACAACTACAATCACTATGAACCTTGCAAAAACTATAGCAGATGAGTATCCACAGAAAAATGTGCTTTTCTTAGATTTTACCGATACAAAAGCGGTTTCAAACCTCTTTTTTGACGTGATTCAACCAACCAAAACAATTGTAGATATTGCAGGTGTGCAAAGTTTAGAACTCGATGAACTCTTTCATAACGGTCTAATAAAGTTGAGCAATAATCTTTTTTTTGTTCCGGGGATCCAAAAACATACCGATAAAGAGGAGTTCTCAAGAGCAGAGAATATACAGGTTTTCTTAAATTTTATCATGAAAATTAAAGAGCGTTTTGATTTTATACTTATAGATATCGGTACATTTAAAGATAAAGATTTAGAAGTTGATATTCAGGAGATGGCTGACGATATTTTTGTAGTTACAGAGTTCAATATCCCTTCAATGTCAATTTTAAAAACCTATATAGATATTATCGATAAGAGTGGTTGGTATAACAAAACCCACATTATCGCTAATCGTGCTGATGCCTATGGAAGTGTAACACATGAGGAAGCAAAGAAGATCCTCTCAAAAGGTTTAAAACACAACTTTGAAATCGATCATTCTCTTCCAAACGATGCATTGCATTTACGAGAGTGTTGGAATGAAGCAAAACTTGTATGTGAATTGTATCCTGATGCTCCTTTTATGGATGGATTGCGAGAAATGATCAAAAAGTTTTTTATTGTGGATGAAAATGCCATAACACGTGAACAGTTATGTAATACGTCATTTTTTGCAAAGGTTAAAAAGTGGCTTTAA